One part of the Vicia villosa cultivar HV-30 ecotype Madison, WI linkage group LG6, Vvil1.0, whole genome shotgun sequence genome encodes these proteins:
- the LOC131613422 gene encoding heat shock 70 kDa protein 4-like gives MKITRHMTWLIYETQENKVTTSEGPTIGIDLGTTYSCVAVWQDQNNRAKIIHNDQGNRTTPSFVAFTNAQRLIGEAAKNQAASNATNTVFDAKRLIGRKYSDSAIQNNIQLWPFKVVAGNDNKPEIIVKYKGEEKRLCAEEISSMILIKMREIAEKFLESPVKNAVVTVPAYFNDSQRKATKDACVIAGLNVLRIINEPTAAALAYGLQKRANNVGKRNVFVFDLGGGTFDVSLLTLEDNGFVVKATAGDTLLGGEDFDSRMVNYLVEESERKNKVDIRENPRVLRKLRTACEKAKRTLSFDTETTIEIDSLCDGIDFQLLMTRSMFEQLNMDQFEKCLEVVKKGLVDAKMAIGKVDDVVLVGGSSRIPIVQQLLKDFFKGKNLCSSINPDEAVAYGAAVQAAMLSEGFKNVPNIVLHVTPLSLGTSINDNLMSVVIPRNTSIPVKKTQTFYTLEDDQYFITVDIYEGERMLMLSCYLVAKLNAHAKLLNDKNEKEYDDYSYIWANFLLIPKDA, from the exons ATGAAAATAACAAGGCACATGACATGGCTCATATATGAAACACAAGAAAACAAAGTAACCACAAG tGAGGGGCCTACTATTGGTATCGATCTTGGCACAACCTATTCATGTGTTGCTGTATGGCAGGATCAAAACAATCGAGCAAAGATCATACATAATGATCAAGGCAACAGAACCACTCCTTCTTTTGTTGCTTTTACTAATGCTCAAAGGTTGATTGGTGAAGCTGCTAAAAATCAGGCTGCTTCAAATGCAACCAACACTGTGTTT gATGCGAAAAGGTTGATTGGAAGGAAATATAGTGATTCTGCTATTCAAAATAACATACAATTGTGGCCATTTAAGGTTGTTGCTGGAAACGACAACAAACCTGAGATCATTGTTAAATACAAGGGTGAAGAAAAACGTCTCTGTGCCGAGGAAATCTCATCCATGATTCTCATCAAGATGCGTGAGATTGCAGAGAAATTTTTGGAGTCACCCGTGAAGAATGCAGTTGTTACAGTGCCTGCTTATTTTAACGATTCTCAGCGAAAAGCCACAAAAGATGCTTGTGTTATTGCTGGCCTCAATGTGTTGCGGATAATCAATGAACCAACAGCGGCTGCCCTTGCGTATGGCCTTCAAAAGAGAGCAAATAATGTTGGAAAACGAAATGTGTTCGTCTTTGATCTCGGCGGTGGCACTTTCGATGTGTCTCTCCTCACACTCGAAGATAATGGGTTTGTAGTGAAAGCCACTGCCGGAGATACACTTCTTGGAGGAGAGGACTTTGATAGCAGAATGGTGAACTATTTAGTGGAAGAGTCTGAGAGGAAGAATAAAGTGGACATTAGGGAGAACCCGAGGGTTCTAAGGAAGTTAAGAACTGCTTGTGAAAAGGCTAAGAGGACATTGTCATTTGATACTGAGACTACAATTGAAATAGATTCTTTATGTGATGGAATTGACTTCCAATTGTTAATGACTAGGTCCATGTTTGAACAACTCAACATGGATCAGTTTGAAAAGTGCTTGGAAGTTGTGAAGAAGGGTCTTGTTGATGCTAAGATGGCTATCGGTAAAGTGGACGATGTTGTTCTAGTTGGCGGTAGTTCTAGGATTCCCATAGTGCAGCAACTATTGAAGGACTTTTTCAAAGGGAAGAATCTGTGTAGTAGCATCAACCCTGACGAGGCTGTTGCTTATGGTGCAGCAGTACAAGCTGCTATGCTGAGTGAAGGTTTTAAGAATGTTCCAAACATTGTTTTGCATGTTACGCCTTTGTCTCTTGGTACATCTATAAATGATAATCTCATGAGTGTAGTTATCCCAAGGAACACATCAATTCCTGTGAAAAAGACACAAACTTTTTATACACTTGAAGATGATCAGTATTTTATCACTGTTGATATTTATGAAGGCGAGCGGATGCTCATGCTAA GCTGTTACTTGGTGGCTAAGCTAAATGCTCATGCTAAGTTACTTAATGATAAgaatgagaaagaatatgatgaTTATTCTTATATCTGGGCTAATTTCTTACTCATTCCAAAAGATGCTTGA
- the LOC131613423 gene encoding uncharacterized protein LOC131613423, whose translation MVAGRNYDAIVEALTRLAGVIGKAPHVNAGNGEENEFRALGDFRRNKPPIFEGEHEPDRAQAWLKAIEKIFRVMNCTDVHKVQFGTHMQEKESEDWWSNTVQRFDEEGMEITRFVELVNKSQIYDEDSRDSASHYKSSNDGKRKGQYLGKPYDDKKQKSGYGENPSGGGASTSIKCFKCGVEGHRANECNKISEKCFKCDKPGHKAWIVELVRV comes from the exons ATGGTTGCGGGAAGGAATTATGACGCTATTGTGGAAGCATTGACAAGGTTAGCCGGTGTTATTGGGAAAGCGCCGCATGTGAATGCAGGTAATGGAGAAGAGAATGAATTCCGTGCTTTGGGAGATTTCAGAAGGAACAAGCCGCCGATCTTTGAGGGAGAGCATGAACCTGACAGGGCACAAGCATGGTTGAAAGCGATCGAGAAGATCTTCCGAGTCATGAATTGTACCGATGTGCATAAGGTGCAGTTTGGCACTCATATGCAAGAGAAGGAATCTGAGGATTGGTGGAGTAACACTGTGCAAAGATTTGATGAAGAAGGCATGGAA attacTCGTTTTGTGGAGTTGGTTAATAAGAGtcagatttatgatgaggatagtagggacagtgcttctcactacaagtCTTCGAATGATGGGAAAAGGAAAGGACAATACCTTGGAAAACCATATGATGATAAGAAGCAGAAATCTGGTTATGGCGAAAATCCAAGCGGGGGAGGAGCTAGTACTTcaattaagtgcttcaagtgtggtgtGGAAGGACATCGTGCTAATGAATGCAACAAGATTTCTGAaaagtgtttcaagtgtgacaAGCCCGGTCACAAAGCTTGGATTGTAGAGTTGGTTCGGGTGTGA